A part of Gramella sp. MAR_2010_147 genomic DNA contains:
- a CDS encoding LytTR family DNA-binding domain-containing protein gives MYKQAKIIIVENDIPMAAKLSLQLNKLGYHISGIFSRATDALNYIEQEVPDVILLENQLKGQLNGIESNSNPIDQFSPVVYFNKNKTETLQNFLSGKLKNRKEILKKEIAQSLEHFRTKNRKKNRKKLTQSILKDRIFVRHHDRMVKISLEDIHYIEADRNYCKVYAKNKKFLLVSTLKEVNDKLRNKHFLRIHRSYIVNISHIDEIGGNHVVISSHSLPLSKNMRPELFKHLQVI, from the coding sequence ATGTATAAACAGGCAAAAATTATTATTGTTGAAAATGATATTCCTATGGCTGCAAAATTATCTTTACAGCTAAATAAATTGGGATACCATATATCTGGAATCTTTTCCAGAGCAACAGACGCCTTGAATTACATAGAGCAGGAAGTGCCAGATGTTATTCTTCTTGAAAATCAATTAAAGGGGCAGCTAAACGGTATAGAATCTAACTCCAACCCAATAGATCAATTTTCGCCTGTAGTGTATTTCAATAAAAATAAAACCGAAACGCTCCAGAATTTTCTTTCAGGTAAACTTAAAAATCGAAAAGAGATTTTAAAAAAAGAGATTGCCCAATCTCTAGAACATTTTAGAACGAAAAATAGAAAAAAGAACAGAAAAAAATTAACACAATCCATACTAAAGGACAGAATATTTGTTCGGCATCATGATAGAATGGTCAAAATCTCTCTCGAGGATATTCATTATATAGAGGCTGACAGGAATTACTGTAAAGTCTACGCTAAAAATAAAAAATTTCTGCTGGTTTCTACCTTAAAAGAAGTGAACGATAAGCTAAGGAACAAGCATTTTCTAAGAATACATCGTTCTTACATTGTTAACATTTCGCATATCGATGAAATTGGCGGAAATCACGTGGTGATCTCCTCCCATTCACTTCCGTTAAGTAAAAATATGAGGCCCGAGCTTTTTAAACATTTGCAGGTTATATAA
- a CDS encoding nuclear transport factor 2 family protein translates to MRNLILIVFSMVFVTSTFLAQSSNQDLNNLRESYIKALKNSDTNAILKVYSKDATIHHVDGTMLTGAKEIKAFYDEFFKSSKASIQFENISEDELTQDVMFYHDKVFLRIEGEEEIRNIEVVNIAKKLDGKWRVIKSYRWPKPK, encoded by the coding sequence ATGAGAAATTTAATCTTAATTGTATTCAGCATGGTATTCGTTACCAGCACCTTTCTTGCTCAGTCTTCCAATCAGGATCTAAACAATTTGAGAGAATCCTATATTAAAGCGCTAAAGAATTCAGATACCAATGCCATTTTAAAAGTCTATTCCAAAGATGCCACCATACATCACGTTGATGGTACTATGCTTACAGGAGCTAAAGAAATAAAAGCTTTTTACGATGAATTCTTCAAATCCTCAAAAGCAAGTATTCAATTTGAAAATATATCTGAAGATGAACTTACACAAGATGTAATGTTTTACCACGATAAAGTGTTCTTGCGTATTGAGGGTGAAGAAGAAATACGAAACATTGAAGTAGTTAATATCGCTAAAAAACTTGATGGCAAATGGAGAGTCATTAAAAGCTATCGATGGCCAAAGCCAAAATAG
- a CDS encoding DUF6691 family protein, which translates to MRVIGYLVIGIFFGIVMFKSEAASWFRIYEMFQFQAFHMYGIIGSALVIGVLGIQLIKKRKTKDIHGEEIKFEPKNKSFSRYMYGGIIFGLGWALAGACPGPIYTLIGAGYVSVIVVFLATILGTFVYGLLRNKLPH; encoded by the coding sequence ATGAGAGTAATAGGATATTTAGTTATAGGTATATTTTTCGGGATCGTAATGTTTAAATCGGAAGCAGCTTCCTGGTTTAGAATATACGAAATGTTTCAGTTCCAGGCTTTTCATATGTACGGAATTATAGGTTCAGCATTGGTGATTGGAGTTCTGGGGATTCAGCTCATTAAAAAGAGGAAAACAAAAGACATCCACGGTGAAGAGATTAAATTTGAGCCCAAAAATAAAAGCTTCAGCAGGTATATGTATGGAGGAATTATTTTTGGACTTGGCTGGGCATTGGCTGGTGCGTGTCCGGGACCCATTTATACCCTTATAGGAGCCGGTTACGTATCAGTAATTGTTGTTTTTCTTGCGACTATTCTGGGAACTTTTGTGTATGGCTTATTGAGGAACAAATTGCCTCACTAA
- a CDS encoding YeeE/YedE thiosulfate transporter family protein, which yields MDLILQPWPWYVAGPLIALIMFLLIFMGKQFGMSSNLRTICTMCGADEKASFFDFDWRAQKWNLIVIVGAAIGGFIAMNFLTPDAAVAINPETVSTLQGLGFESAGKAYLPDELYSLEALTDWKALTILIIGGLLLGFGARWAGGCTSGHAISGLSNLQIPSLIAVIGFFIGGLVMIHLIFPLIF from the coding sequence ATGGATTTAATCTTACAGCCATGGCCCTGGTACGTTGCAGGACCTTTGATCGCCTTAATAATGTTCCTTCTCATTTTTATGGGAAAGCAATTCGGGATGTCTTCAAATTTGAGAACTATTTGCACCATGTGTGGAGCAGATGAAAAGGCTAGTTTTTTCGATTTTGACTGGCGGGCTCAGAAATGGAATTTAATTGTTATTGTTGGGGCAGCGATTGGAGGATTTATTGCCATGAATTTTTTAACTCCAGATGCAGCAGTAGCTATAAATCCTGAAACAGTTTCCACCCTGCAAGGTCTTGGCTTTGAAAGCGCTGGTAAAGCATATCTTCCCGATGAATTATACAGTCTGGAAGCATTAACAGATTGGAAGGCCTTAACTATCCTCATTATTGGCGGACTCCTACTCGGCTTTGGAGCTAGATGGGCAGGAGGTTGTACCTCCGGGCATGCAATTTCCGGTTTAAGTAATTTACAAATACCGTCTTTAATCGCGGTTATTGGATTTTTTATTGGTGGTTTAGTAATGATCCATTTAATCTTTCCATTAATATTTTAG
- a CDS encoding NAD(P)-dependent oxidoreductase, producing the protein MKFNKIVCVDHTKLNDHAITELQKLSKDEVEVHTDYPESKDEIIERIGDAEAVIVSWHTELNEDIIEACPNLKYIGMACSLYDDESANVAVKFARDKGIAVKGIRDYGDPGVAEFIISELIQLLNGYKKHQWKQMPCELTDLKIGIVGLGVTGQLLADCLIPFGADLYYFSRTRKQQYEHKGVTYLELEELMIKCEVISFHLPKNTELIGEELFNKTGNGKILINTSLGLPFSEKAFQKWMKDGDNFAIFDGDGKKELSSEILEIENMITHGTSAGWSTKTLERLSEKVVQNIRDFVTSA; encoded by the coding sequence ATGAAATTCAATAAAATAGTCTGTGTAGATCACACGAAGCTAAATGATCATGCCATAACTGAATTGCAGAAGCTGAGCAAAGATGAAGTTGAGGTACATACAGATTATCCTGAGTCTAAAGATGAAATTATAGAACGAATTGGTGATGCGGAAGCAGTGATCGTTTCATGGCATACTGAATTGAATGAAGATATTATCGAAGCCTGCCCAAACCTGAAATATATCGGGATGGCCTGTAGTTTATATGATGATGAATCGGCCAATGTAGCCGTGAAATTTGCCAGAGATAAAGGAATTGCGGTGAAAGGAATAAGGGACTATGGAGATCCCGGGGTAGCAGAGTTTATTATTTCTGAACTTATCCAATTATTAAATGGTTATAAAAAGCATCAATGGAAACAAATGCCCTGCGAACTTACGGACTTGAAGATCGGGATCGTGGGTCTGGGAGTTACCGGGCAATTACTTGCCGACTGTCTTATACCTTTCGGAGCCGATCTTTATTATTTCAGCAGAACGAGAAAACAGCAATATGAGCATAAAGGTGTAACCTATCTTGAGCTTGAGGAATTGATGATCAAATGCGAGGTAATATCGTTTCATCTCCCAAAAAATACAGAACTTATAGGGGAGGAGCTTTTCAATAAAACAGGAAACGGAAAAATCCTGATAAACACTTCTTTGGGTTTGCCTTTTTCTGAAAAAGCTTTTCAGAAATGGATGAAAGATGGAGATAATTTTGCCATTTTTGATGGAGATGGGAAGAAGGAACTTTCTTCAGAAATACTGGAAATTGAGAATATGATCACTCATGGAACCAGTGCAGGCTGGTCTACGAAAACCCTGGAAAGGCTTTCTGAAAAAGTAGTTCAGAATATCCGGGATTTTGTCACTTCTGCATAG
- a CDS encoding acyl-CoA carboxylase subunit beta — MSQNLDKLKEKIAEAHKGGGEKRITKQHEKKKLTARERVEYLLDENSFEEIGILVTHRTTDFGMEKQKFYGDGVITGYGTIHGRLVYVFAQDFTVFGGSLSETHAEKICKVMDMAVKVGAPMIGLNDSGGARIQEGVKSLGGYADIFHRNVKASGVIPQISAIMGPCAGGAVYSPAMTDFTLMVEDTSYMFVTGPNVVKTVTNENVTSEELGGASTHSTKSGVTHFTAANDIICLENIKQLISYMPQNNQTPPEKLDFELGDEHREVLENIVPDSSNKPYDMHEVIKGIIDDDSFFEVHKNYADNIIVGFSRIGGRSVGVIANQPMSLAGVLDVDSSKKAARFTRFCDCFNIPLLVLVDVPGFLPGTDQEWNGIILHGAKLLYALSEATVPKVTVITRKAYGGAYDVMNSKHIGADFNFAWPTAEIAVMGAKGASEIIFRKEIAQSEDPEKKLAEREAEYAEKFATPFEAAQRGFIDEVIMPKDTRRKLIRAFSALENKHVLRPNRKHGNIPL, encoded by the coding sequence ATGAGTCAGAACCTCGATAAGTTAAAAGAAAAGATCGCTGAAGCCCATAAAGGTGGAGGTGAAAAACGAATAACTAAACAGCACGAAAAGAAAAAATTGACTGCTCGGGAACGAGTGGAATATTTACTGGATGAGAATTCATTTGAAGAAATAGGAATTTTAGTAACACACCGTACCACAGATTTTGGGATGGAGAAGCAAAAATTCTATGGGGACGGAGTGATTACCGGCTACGGAACCATCCATGGTCGCTTGGTCTATGTTTTTGCTCAGGATTTCACGGTTTTTGGAGGGTCACTTTCAGAAACTCATGCTGAAAAGATCTGTAAAGTAATGGATATGGCCGTAAAGGTTGGTGCCCCAATGATTGGTCTAAATGATTCTGGTGGTGCACGTATTCAGGAAGGTGTAAAATCTCTTGGAGGATATGCAGATATCTTTCATAGAAATGTAAAAGCTTCGGGGGTAATTCCCCAAATTTCGGCAATTATGGGGCCTTGTGCCGGTGGTGCCGTGTATTCTCCTGCGATGACAGATTTCACCTTAATGGTGGAGGATACTTCTTATATGTTCGTAACTGGACCAAACGTGGTAAAAACAGTTACTAATGAAAATGTTACTTCAGAAGAATTGGGTGGAGCGAGTACGCATTCCACTAAATCTGGGGTGACTCATTTTACAGCAGCCAACGATATTATCTGTTTAGAGAATATTAAGCAGTTAATAAGCTATATGCCTCAAAATAATCAAACGCCACCTGAAAAACTGGATTTTGAGTTGGGAGATGAACACAGAGAGGTACTGGAGAATATCGTTCCGGATAGTTCTAACAAGCCTTATGATATGCATGAGGTGATCAAAGGGATTATAGATGATGATTCTTTTTTTGAAGTTCATAAGAATTATGCAGATAATATTATCGTAGGTTTTTCCAGAATTGGAGGAAGAAGCGTTGGGGTAATCGCTAACCAACCGATGAGCCTTGCCGGAGTGCTGGATGTAGATTCTTCTAAAAAAGCGGCAAGATTTACCAGGTTCTGTGATTGTTTTAATATTCCGCTTTTAGTGCTGGTAGATGTTCCGGGCTTCCTTCCAGGGACAGATCAGGAATGGAACGGGATCATTTTACATGGTGCTAAGTTGCTTTACGCACTTAGCGAAGCAACGGTGCCAAAGGTTACTGTTATTACCAGGAAAGCTTATGGTGGTGCCTATGATGTAATGAATTCCAAGCATATTGGAGCCGACTTCAACTTTGCCTGGCCAACGGCAGAGATTGCTGTAATGGGAGCGAAGGGAGCTTCTGAAATTATTTTTAGAAAGGAAATCGCTCAATCTGAGGACCCGGAAAAGAAATTAGCCGAGAGAGAAGCTGAGTATGCTGAAAAGTTTGCCACTCCATTTGAAGCTGCACAACGTGGTTTTATTGATGAGGTGATCATGCCGAAAGATACTCGAAGAAAATTAATTAGAGCTTTTAGCGCACTGGAAAACAAGCATGTTCTGCGACCTAATAGAAAACACGGAAATATCCCGTTATAA
- the accC gene encoding acetyl-CoA carboxylase biotin carboxylase subunit gives MKKILVANRGEIALRVMKTVKRMGIDTVAVYSTADRNAPHVKFADEAVCIGEAPSSESYLKGDKIIEVAKKLNVDGIHPGYGFLSENASFAESVEKNGITWIGPGSKAIKVMGSKLAAKDAVKAYDIPMVPGIDEAITDTEKAKKIARDIGFPILIKASAGGGGKGMRVVEKEKELEDQMKRAISEAESAFGDGSVFIEKYVSSPRHIEIQVLADTHGNYVHLFERECSIQRRHQKVVEEAPSVVLDEALRKEMGEAAVKVAKACDYVGAGTVEFLFDENRNFYFLEMNTRLQVEHPVTEYITGVDLVEQQILVARGEKLQFSQDDLKIKGHAMELRVYAEDPLEDFMPSTGTLEKYAVPVGEGIRLDNGFEEGMEVPIYYDPMLAKLITYGKTREEAIQMMIKAIDHYIVEGVSTTLPFGKFVFQHEAFRSGNFDTHFVKKYYSPEALKDETEEEAKLAALMALKQYMIDKEQLRLPHN, from the coding sequence ATGAAAAAAATATTAGTAGCCAACAGGGGAGAGATCGCTTTGAGAGTGATGAAGACCGTAAAGCGTATGGGAATAGATACAGTAGCGGTATACTCTACGGCAGATAGAAACGCACCCCATGTAAAGTTTGCAGATGAAGCAGTTTGCATTGGAGAGGCACCTTCCAGCGAATCTTACCTGAAAGGCGATAAAATTATAGAAGTAGCGAAAAAATTAAACGTAGATGGGATTCATCCGGGTTACGGATTCCTGAGTGAGAATGCTTCTTTTGCAGAGTCAGTCGAAAAAAATGGCATCACCTGGATTGGTCCCGGGTCAAAAGCCATAAAAGTGATGGGAAGTAAGCTTGCTGCTAAAGATGCGGTAAAAGCTTATGACATCCCCATGGTGCCGGGAATTGATGAAGCGATCACCGATACTGAAAAAGCTAAGAAAATTGCCAGAGATATAGGTTTTCCTATTTTAATTAAAGCGTCTGCCGGTGGTGGAGGTAAAGGAATGCGTGTGGTGGAAAAAGAGAAAGAGCTGGAAGACCAGATGAAGCGTGCGATTAGTGAAGCTGAATCTGCCTTTGGTGACGGATCTGTTTTTATTGAAAAATATGTATCCTCACCACGACATATTGAAATTCAGGTACTGGCTGATACACACGGAAACTATGTACATCTGTTTGAAAGAGAATGTAGTATTCAGCGGAGACATCAGAAGGTAGTTGAAGAAGCTCCTTCAGTAGTGTTGGATGAGGCATTAAGAAAAGAAATGGGTGAGGCTGCTGTTAAAGTCGCCAAAGCCTGTGACTATGTTGGTGCCGGAACGGTGGAATTTCTATTTGACGAAAACCGGAATTTCTATTTCCTGGAAATGAATACCAGGCTACAGGTGGAACATCCGGTAACCGAATATATAACCGGAGTGGATCTTGTAGAACAACAAATATTGGTAGCGAGAGGGGAAAAGCTTCAGTTTTCTCAGGATGATTTGAAGATTAAAGGTCACGCGATGGAACTTCGGGTATATGCTGAAGATCCATTAGAAGATTTTATGCCAAGTACGGGTACGCTGGAGAAATATGCAGTGCCGGTAGGTGAAGGAATAAGACTGGATAACGGATTTGAAGAAGGTATGGAAGTGCCTATCTATTATGATCCTATGTTAGCGAAACTAATCACTTACGGAAAAACCAGGGAAGAAGCGATACAGATGATGATCAAGGCTATAGATCATTATATTGTTGAAGGGGTGAGCACTACTTTGCCTTTTGGGAAATTTGTCTTTCAGCATGAAGCCTTCAGAAGCGGGAATTTTGATACACACTTTGTAAAAAAATATTATTCTCCGGAAGCTTTGAAAGATGAAACCGAAGAAGAAGCAAAACTAGCTGCTCTTATGGCGTTGAAGCAGTATATGATAGATAAGGAGCAACTAAGATTACCACACAACTAA
- a CDS encoding acetyl-CoA carboxylase biotin carboxyl carrier protein subunit, whose product MDKNYKVKVNDTLDFEFSEEEIRALDTQKTSDKRYHLLKDNRSYTAEVFKSDFLNRIYKIKINSNIYSVKINNDLDQLIEEMGLSLGTSQQVNDIKAPMPGLILEVNVKEGDEVKEGDYLLVLEAMKMENTLTAPRDGVVKSVTVSKSDTVEKNQLLIEME is encoded by the coding sequence ATGGATAAAAATTACAAAGTAAAGGTGAACGATACTCTGGATTTTGAGTTTTCAGAAGAAGAGATCAGAGCACTGGATACTCAAAAAACTTCTGATAAACGTTATCATCTATTAAAAGATAACCGCTCTTACACTGCAGAGGTCTTTAAGTCTGATTTTCTAAACAGGATATATAAGATCAAGATCAATTCGAATATTTATTCGGTAAAGATCAATAATGATCTGGACCAGTTGATAGAAGAGATGGGTCTTTCTTTGGGGACTTCTCAACAGGTCAACGATATTAAAGCTCCTATGCCGGGTCTCATTCTGGAAGTGAATGTTAAGGAAGGAGATGAGGTAAAAGAAGGGGATTATCTACTGGTACTAGAAGCCATGAAAATGGAGAATACCTTAACAGCTCCACGCGACGGAGTGGTGAAATCTGTTACCGTTAGCAAGAGCGATACTGTAGAGAAGAACCAGTTATTGATAGAAATGGAGTAA
- a CDS encoding MBL fold metallo-hydrolase has protein sequence MTIKQLKDSPLAHFSYAIVSNGEMALVDPSRNPMEYYRYAEEQNAKIVAVFETHPHADFVSSHLQIHEEAGAIIYASEKVGADYPHKTFDDGDTLEMGDIIFSAINTPGHSPDSITIVAKEDDKTALFTGDTLFIGNVGRPDLREKAGNMKAKRVDLAKQMYHTIQNKFTDLPDDALVYPAHGAGSLCGKNMSDASSSTLGNERQGNWAFKEQTEDEFVEEILKDQPFIPHYFGFNVDINKTGPENVQRTKWANKLRLRVEEVKKGVTIVDTRDEESFKKAHLPNSINIMARSEKDKYETWLGAIIQPEEEFYLVIDSVDNLEEMLERTAKIGYEKQVKAVITLGSKLNGKTEQLDLEYFKNNKENYTIVDIRNDSEVADGKIFEGAVAVPLHELRENSTEIPSHKPVIVHCAGGYRSAAGSSILDMKFENTKVYDLSEAIKDFK, from the coding sequence ATGACCATAAAACAACTTAAAGATAGTCCACTGGCGCATTTTTCCTATGCTATAGTTAGTAATGGTGAAATGGCACTTGTAGATCCTTCCAGAAATCCTATGGAATATTATAGGTACGCGGAAGAGCAGAACGCGAAAATTGTAGCGGTTTTTGAGACGCATCCACATGCAGATTTTGTGAGTAGTCATTTGCAAATACACGAAGAAGCTGGAGCGATTATTTATGCTAGCGAAAAGGTGGGAGCAGATTATCCTCATAAAACTTTTGATGATGGCGATACCCTGGAGATGGGGGATATCATTTTTAGTGCGATTAATACTCCAGGACACTCTCCAGACAGTATTACTATTGTAGCCAAAGAAGACGATAAAACAGCATTATTTACCGGAGATACACTTTTTATCGGGAATGTTGGAAGACCTGACCTGCGTGAGAAAGCTGGGAATATGAAAGCTAAAAGAGTAGACCTGGCCAAGCAAATGTATCACACTATTCAGAATAAATTTACAGACTTGCCAGATGATGCGCTTGTATATCCAGCACACGGTGCGGGTTCGTTATGCGGAAAGAACATGAGCGATGCATCTTCCAGTACTTTGGGAAATGAACGTCAGGGGAATTGGGCGTTTAAAGAACAGACGGAAGATGAGTTTGTAGAAGAGATACTTAAAGATCAACCATTTATTCCGCATTATTTCGGATTTAATGTAGATATCAATAAAACCGGACCGGAAAACGTACAGCGCACCAAATGGGCTAATAAGTTAAGACTTAGAGTAGAGGAAGTTAAGAAGGGTGTAACGATCGTAGATACTCGTGATGAGGAAAGCTTTAAAAAAGCGCATCTTCCAAATAGCATTAATATCATGGCCCGTTCTGAAAAGGATAAATATGAAACCTGGCTGGGCGCTATCATTCAGCCCGAGGAAGAATTTTACCTTGTGATCGATTCCGTTGATAATTTGGAAGAAATGCTGGAGAGAACGGCAAAGATCGGCTATGAAAAACAGGTAAAGGCGGTGATCACTTTAGGAAGTAAACTCAACGGAAAGACGGAGCAACTTGATCTGGAATATTTTAAAAATAACAAGGAGAACTATACGATTGTAGACATACGTAATGATAGTGAAGTAGCAGATGGAAAGATCTTTGAAGGTGCCGTTGCCGTTCCGCTTCACGAACTAAGAGAGAATTCCACTGAAATACCATCACATAAGCCGGTAATAGTACATTGCGCCGGAGGTTATAGATCTGCAGCAGGAAGTAGTATCCTGGATATGAAATTTGAGAATACCAAGGTTTATGATCTTAGTGAGGCTATAAAGGATTTTAAATAA
- a CDS encoding sterol desaturase family protein, producing the protein MEKYIYIIENSFSGYFNYLINEITNPSWTSYFYWLIGLSLLVWLFEIILPWRKDQKIFRKGFWLDSFYILFNFFLFSLIVYNALSNVAVELFNDFLSIFGIDNIVAIEIDNLPAWVQLLIMFVIADFIQWNVHRQLHKRPWLWEFHKVHHSVKEMGFAAQFRFHFMETIIYKTVQYIPLAMIGFGIKEFFVVHMFAVFVGHLNHANLGWNYGPLGYILNNPKMHIWHHSKELPDDRPYGMNYGLSLSIWDYLFGTAYVPKSGKKITLGFSGDENFPEGFGNQTLFPFKRSDKVKPKQS; encoded by the coding sequence TTGGAAAAGTATATATACATCATCGAGAATTCATTTTCCGGTTACTTTAATTACCTGATTAATGAAATTACAAATCCTTCATGGACTAGTTATTTCTATTGGTTAATTGGATTGTCACTATTAGTCTGGCTCTTTGAAATAATCCTGCCATGGAGAAAGGATCAGAAGATCTTTCGAAAAGGTTTCTGGCTGGATAGCTTTTATATACTTTTTAATTTTTTCCTTTTCTCCCTTATTGTTTACAATGCGTTAAGCAATGTTGCGGTAGAGTTGTTCAATGATTTCCTTTCAATTTTCGGAATAGATAATATAGTAGCCATTGAGATTGATAATCTACCGGCATGGGTTCAATTACTCATAATGTTCGTGATCGCAGATTTTATTCAGTGGAACGTGCACAGACAATTACACAAAAGACCATGGCTTTGGGAGTTTCATAAAGTACATCATAGTGTGAAAGAAATGGGTTTCGCCGCCCAATTTCGATTTCATTTTATGGAAACAATAATATATAAAACGGTACAATATATTCCATTAGCGATGATAGGCTTCGGAATAAAAGAATTCTTTGTAGTGCATATGTTCGCCGTCTTTGTAGGACATTTAAACCATGCGAACCTGGGATGGAACTACGGCCCCCTGGGCTATATTTTAAATAATCCTAAAATGCATATCTGGCATCATTCTAAAGAATTACCAGATGATCGACCTTACGGTATGAATTACGGGCTTAGCCTGAGTATCTGGGATTATCTCTTCGGAACTGCGTATGTTCCGAAAAGTGGGAAGAAAATAACATTAGGTTTCAGCGGAGATGAAAATTTTCCTGAAGGCTTTGGAAATCAAACGCTGTTTCCTTTCAAAAGAAGTGATAAAGTAAAACCAAAACAATCATAA
- a CDS encoding nitroreductase family protein yields MVAKEKMINGFRHIPYKAESYSAGEMIERSNEFYHFLDKRRSVRHFSNKEVPQEVIENIVRTAGTAPSGAHKQPWKFCVVSNVLLKSKIREAAEKEEKENYSSRMSERWLRDLAPLGTDNNKEFLEIAPYLIIVFKEVYEFDEEGNKHNNYYVNESVGIACGMLISAIHNAGLVTLTHTPSPMNFLASLLERPKNERAYLLLPVGYALEDALVPDIHRKKNCDICDFYR; encoded by the coding sequence ATGGTCGCTAAAGAAAAAATGATCAACGGTTTCAGGCATATTCCCTATAAAGCTGAAAGTTATTCAGCAGGAGAAATGATCGAAAGAAGTAATGAGTTTTATCATTTTCTCGATAAAAGACGCTCTGTAAGGCATTTTTCAAATAAGGAAGTTCCGCAAGAAGTGATAGAAAATATCGTAAGAACAGCCGGGACCGCACCATCTGGTGCTCATAAACAGCCCTGGAAATTTTGTGTTGTATCCAATGTCCTATTGAAATCAAAGATCAGGGAAGCGGCAGAAAAAGAAGAGAAAGAAAACTATAGCAGCCGTATGAGTGAACGCTGGCTTAGGGATCTTGCACCTCTGGGAACCGATAATAATAAAGAGTTTCTTGAAATAGCTCCATATTTGATCATTGTTTTTAAAGAGGTCTATGAATTTGATGAAGAAGGAAATAAGCACAATAACTATTATGTGAATGAGTCGGTAGGTATTGCTTGCGGAATGTTGATTTCCGCTATTCACAACGCGGGTCTGGTTACTCTAACCCATACACCCAGCCCGATGAATTTTCTGGCCAGTTTACTGGAACGTCCAAAAAATGAAAGAGCTTATCTTTTGCTTCCGGTAGGTTATGCTTTGGAAGATGCCCTGGTGCCAGATATTCACAGAAAAAAGAATTGTGATATTTGTGATTTTTATAGATAA